One Trichoderma asperellum chromosome 5, complete sequence genomic region harbors:
- a CDS encoding uncharacterized protein (EggNog:ENOG41): MGDSSWMRLLPGQRCRTPVSPLLHYGQNDNEDTHKAAALKITPRPLAGFNQPSADFANDILVREADRLQNTPSVDGMADMLRTIIMVSPTPPVLDPQYTSYVLHLIEGYSKLRNKLSTKEKEVAQLRAKQQEDRENGKILFSEWSAQEARYKAEIKRLELIIQQVSGKGVEAVALARSGSLIRKGGPGKAHTAEAATSEQVRAEEEFCQDECKNASPCKATDIQGRRTSISSDTLDLTARLNIKKQLWRHRSENNLLEPSRRVRLSQREHCYGHLLSHLASSHLRLSMGTPEPEPKEECMSDDEQCLDESDAGDSELTARIR, from the exons ATGGGAGACTCGAGCTGGATGCGACTTCTACCAGGACAGCGATGTCGCACTCCAGTTTCCCCTTTGCTTCACTACGGCCAAAACGACAATGAAGACACACACAAAGCAGCTGCTCTAAAGATCACTCCGCGACCCCTGGCCGGCTTTAATCAGCCTTCCGCTGACTTTGCAAACGACATCCTCGTCAGAGAAGCAGACAGGCTGCAGAATACTCCGTCAGTCGACGGAATGGCAGATATGCTGCGAACTATCATCATGGTATCCCCGACACCACCAGTCTTGGACCCGCAGTATACGTCGTATGTGCTTCATCTCATCGAGGGATACAGCAAGCTCCGAAACAAGCTATCGaccaaagagaaggaagttGCCCAACTGAGAgcaaagcagcaagaagatcGGGAAAACGGCAAGATCCTCTTTTCCGAGTGGTCAGCCCAAGAAGCTCGATACAAAGCCGAGATTAAACGATTGGAGTTGATAATCCAGCAAGTATCTGGCAAGGGCGTCGAGGCTGTTGCTCTGGCTCGATCTGGCAGCCTCATCAGGAAAGGCGGACCGGGCAAAGCACatacagcagaggcagcgaCCTCCGAGCAAGTGCGTGCAGAAGAGGAATTCTGCCAAGATGAATGTAAGAATGCCTCTCCTTGCAAGGCCACGGATATCCAGGGTAGGCGAACAT CCATCTCGAGTGACACTCTTGATTTGACAGCACGTCtcaatataaaaaaacagcttTGGAGACACCGCTCCGAAAACAATCTTCTGGAGCCAAGTCGAAGAGTAAGACTCAGCCAGCGAGAGCATTGCTACGGCCATCTTTTATCGCATTTAGCATCTTCTCATCTGCGCCTCAGCATGGGTACTCCAGAGCCCGAACCAAAGGAAGAGTGTATGTCAGACGATGAGCAATGCTTGGATGAAAGCGATGCAGGCGATAGCGAGTTAACTGCAAGGATACGTTAA
- a CDS encoding uncharacterized protein (EggNog:ENOG41), with translation MPCLRGIELSLVIQPESLSLPEFPHPDASSFRVVSLDEHSQTEENEVSTHDPDSARIQKLAPRASVYIPSTPGSRFWVQYHIHRSPEPSSYLLFKVFMNGRHITSCGIKHGVVSGTISRALYEPSDRWHLKQNGTLLKRSGIESRSFCFSPGPDAVDVADDGGFIEVQVFRAKSRRRCTAQPVPHRDQQQYGITSPSTGLLEHPEDAVYYEWVLHDAVEAPFATFCFHYRAWAYLWDLNLVTDGSNSPLHNHGLGEGLGKNRRSDIAHDRSKGEVESSREESDLGNYDEDTKNTQVIEPETTRTRPYSQREALPNKELKSSKPINRQPSHRRKPSLHSTASLREIPRSGDPFITFLLPPAMEEEDPFTSPYIPLGHEMPTTSPTRSYYRHNARSRVHRPLPTVNEVPKLE, from the exons ATGCCTTGCTTGCGAGGTATTGAATTATCTCTCGTCATTCAGCCAGAATCGCTGTCATTGCCTGAGTTTCCACACCCCGACGCTTCTTCATTTCGCGTTGTATCTCTGGATGAACATTCGCAGacagaagaaaatgaggTAAGCACTCATGACCCGGACTCGGCTCGTATCCAAAAACTAGCTCCGAGAGCTTCTGTCTATATACCTTCAACGCCAGGCTCTCGGTTCTGGGTACAATACCATATCCATCGTAGTCCAGAGCCTTCAAGCTATCTCCTCTTCAAAGTGTTTATGAATGGCCGCCATATCACGAGCTGTGGAATCAAGCACGGTGTCGTATCGGGCACAATCAGTCGAGCCCTCTACGAGCCAAGCGACAGATGGCACTTGAAGCAAAATGGAACTCTGCTCAAAAGAAGCGGAATTGAGTCTCgctctttctgcttctctcctGGCCCTGATGCCGTTGATGTAGCTGACGATGGAGGCTTTATCGAAGTTCAAGTTTTCCGGGCAAAGAGTCGACGAAGATGCACTGCTCAACCAGTTCCACACCGtgaccagcagcagtatgGCATAAC ATCACCCTCAACAGGACTTCTTGAACACCCTGAAGATGCTGTTTACTATGAGTGGGTTCTACACGATGCCGTAGAGGCACCGTTTGCGACATTCTGTTTTCACTATCGAGCATGGGCATATCTATGGGACCTCAATCTCGTCACTGATGGTAGCAACTCTCCGCTACACAATCACGGACTTGGGGAAGGGCTTGGCAAAAATCGACGCAGCGATATTGCTCACGACAGATCGAAAGGCGAAGTAGAGTCTTCCCGCGAAGAATCGGACTTGGGGAACTATGATGAAGATACGAAAAATACTCAAGTGATTGAACCAGAAACGACTCGCACTCGTCCATATTCGCAACGTGAAGCGCTACCGAACAAAGAGCTGAAATCCTCGAAGCCAATCAACCGTCAACCTTCCCACCGCAGAAAACCTTCTCTCCACTCAACAGCATCACTCAGGGAGATACCACGCTCGGGTGACCCGTTCATCACATTCTTGCTCCCACCGGccatggaggaagaggatccATTTACGAGTCCCTATATTCCTCTTGGACACGAAATGCCAACAACGTCTCCGACTCGTTCTTACTATCGACACAATGCCCGTTCACGCGTTCACAGGCCACTACCAACAGTGAATGAAGTCCCAAAGCTGGAATGA
- a CDS encoding uncharacterized protein (BUSCO:EOG092D2MTA~TransMembrane:1 (o388-408i)): MSSTLSPGKVLLLAAHYATHADIESLARLSSQQAKVLHKELLLRILLTYLPETIKPSIYVPFLLSLARDSLEEYSGGVLDTAPVEGFSEDEVSKRARKLHLQQLTCTDTPSHIQNDPISIFLIQRSYKMDSETGLLSQVLSLLTPFLSHSSELRSWITSTVVPYVRRNVEYYTDESPPYSLLEFQKLPDPAAVLYLLSRTGSREGEKGLIGRDIRGLVGPWLQGNNRWTSKATDDDNHNASDAVFSVGWEQFLEWLTDQAVTSWTVAVGAIEQWGGPKDLDLGETASSELTESQFQYLLQGYARAALASAYLISESTVEALPGAYQITNRVRSLLDYDDISPTLDMAVSRLPIMSDFDASSFLGMKTATYMRNDLLKEKNPLTSPTEAAMTLLLALIMSASICTGLGVPYSVRKAGDLAFIQDQREQKGEIAKLIRSASTRIQGDEDRYWSQVRDKVLWLNTWGISRDQPVNPEAIRGIAGTVSTEFIETEILKALLSNSRYALAKSIYEDNPNKPLAAEIIQDTVYQAALRAFDNASNPNRSRGGLKKCDEIIHSFPATLDKTHPATKRVEALLRCTHALSDYRLTLKQGEPFKPVVLRVHSDPISIIDKVLEQNPKAYTRLPEFLEMAANMVRAGITQQARSVKFDSETGDNSKELHRAEKLIIASCVEAALRENDFETAYSYVVSRLESSSSDGNQARRKEDQDDWSWKAALKAGQYIRTERTLLPTHLGIASGNPEIRHLEQRIECLATALRVAPTSQLQEILKTFRRCEEQLDSAINEEAAAEASWAGVGEVPGAFESQAPQNLQPARNMTATAASRQAEDAPMSLFDLSRATASVASRNFTKLSSLSSLATSRTPTSPSPSEETPQRVRKRDQLREAATGTLVSGVGWLIGANVNREATET, translated from the exons ATGAGCTCTACTCTCTCGCCAGGAAAGGTGCTGCTTCTCGCAGCACACTATGCCACGCATGCAGATATTGAGAGCTTGGCCCGCTTGTCCAGTCAGCAGGCCAAAGTGCTACACAAGGAGCTGTTGTTGAGGATCCTTCTTACATATCTTCCTGAAACTATAAAACCTTCTATCTATGTTCCTTTCTTACTCTCACTGGCTAGGGATAGTCTCGAGGAATACTCTGGGGGCGTGTTAGACACAGCTCCAGTTGAAGGCTTTTCAGAAGATGAGGTCTCTAAACGGGCAAGGAAGCTACATCTTCAACAGCTTACGTGCACTGACACACCCAGTCACATTCAAAATGATCCGATAAGCATATTTCTGATCCAGAGGTCATATAAGATGGACAGCGAAACTGGGCTTTTATCACAGGTTCTCAGTCTACTTACTCCCTTTTTATCTCACTCATCAGAACTTCGCTCTTGGATTACGTCAACTGTGGTTCCTTATGTACGAAGAAACGTGGAATATTATACCGATGAGAGCCCGCCATATTCTCTTCTCGAATTCCAGAAGCTCCCGGACCCAGCTGCCGTACTATACTTGCTTTCCCGGACTGGCAGCCGTGAAGGGGAGAAAGGTCTCATTGGCCGTGATATCAGAGGGCTGGTCGGGCCATGGCTTCAGGGGAATAATCGTTGGACCTCAAAAGCaaccgacgacgacaatCACAACGCCAGCGACGCCGTCTTCTCTGTTGGTTGGGAGCAGTTTCTAGAATGGCTCACTGATCAAGCAGTCACTTCATGgactgttgctgttggtgcAATTGAGCAGTGGGGAGGACCAAAAGATTTGGATTTGGGAGAAACGGCCAGTTCAGAACTTACGGAATCTCAGTTTCAGTATTTGCTCCAAGGGTATGCACGAGCGGCTCTTGCATCCGCATATTTAATTTCCGAATCTACGGTAGAGGCGTTACCTGGCGCCTATCAAATTACGAACCGTGTGAGGTCATTACTTGACTATGATGATATCTCTCCAACCCTCGACATGGCAGTTTCTAGGCTGCCTATCATGTCTGATTTCGATGCATCGTCATTCCTTGGCATGAAAACTGCGACCTATATGAGAAATGATCTgctcaaagagaagaacCCGTTAACTTCTCCCACAGAGGCAGCAATGACCCTATTATTGGCTTTGATAATGAGTGCTTCTATTTGTACTGGCCTAGGAGTGCCTTACTCCGTTAGAAAAGCCGGAGATTTGGCCTTTATTCAGGATCAGCGGGAGCAAAAAGGCGAGATTGCCAAACTCATTCGAAGTGCGTCTACTCGAATTCAAGGCGACGAAGATAGATACTGGTCACAAGTGAGAGACAAGGTTCTATGGTTGAACACTTGGGGTATCAGTAGAGATCAGCCTGTCAATCCTGAAGCCATCAGGGGTATCGCTGGGACAGTGTCTACGGAATTTATCGAAACTGAGATACTCAAAGCTCTCCTTTCTAACTCAC GTTACGCTCTTGCTAAGAGCATCTACGAGGACAATCCCAACAAGCCCCTTGCCGCAGAAATAATACAGGACACAGTATATCAAGCGGCACTGCGCGCCTTTGACAATGCTTCCAACCCGAATCGGTCAAGGGGAGGGCTCAAGAAATGTGATGAAAT CATCCATTCGTTCCCAGCGACATTGGACAAGACACATCCAGCTACCAAGCGTGTGGAGGCCTTGTTACGATGCACGCATGCCTTGAGTGATTATCGACTTACGCTCAAGCAAGGAGAACCATTTAAGCCCGTAGTCCTTCGGGTGCACTCTGATCCAATATCCATTATCGACAAAGTCCTTGAGCAAAACCCAAAGGCATACACACGTCTCCCCGAGTTTCTGGAAATGGCTGCCAACATGGTCCGCGCCGGTATAACGCAGCAAGCCCGCTCCGTCAAATTCGATTCAGAAACAGGAGACAATAGCAAAGAGCTACATCGTGCAGAAAAGCTGATTATTGCTTCATGCGTAGAAGCCGCGCTAAGAGAGAATGATTTTGAAACGGCTTACTCCTACGTTGTTAGTCGTCTGGAATCATCTAGCTCTGATGGAAACCAAGCACGCCggaaagaagatcaagaCGATTGGTCTTGGAAGGCAGCTCTAAAAGCAGGGCAGTATATCCGAACTGAGAGAACTTTGCTGCCAACGCACCTGGGTATTGCGAGTGGCAACCCCGAGATCCGTCACCTAGAGCAGCGTATAGAGTGTCTCGCAACTGCGCTGCGTGTCGCACCCACCTCTCAGCTTCAGGAAATCCTCAAAACTTTCCGACGGTGTGAAGAGCAGTTAGATTCCGCCATTAACgaggaggctgctgcggaaGCTTCCTGGGCCGGTGTTGGAGAAGTTCCCGGCGCGTTTGAATCACAAGCTCCACAGAATCTACAGCCAGCAAGGAACATGACGGCTACGGCTGCCTCAAGGCAGGCAGAAGACGCACCAATGTCCCTTTTCGATCTCTCGCGGGCAACCGCCAGCGTGGCATCGCGAAATTTTACCAAACTGTCCAGTCTATCATCCCTCGCGACCTCCAGAACACCGACttcaccatctccatctgaGGAGACGCCGCAGCGGGTGAGGAAGAGGGACCAGCTCAGAGAAGCAGCCACTGGCACGCTTGTTTCTGGAGTTGGTTGGCTGATAGGGGCAAATGTCAATCGAGAAGCGACTGAGACTTAA